One bacterium DNA window includes the following coding sequences:
- a CDS encoding alanine racemase: MARKLEPEQALQRAEALDALDTPALIVDLDRLERNISRWAAFAREAGVKLRPHGKTHKCVEIAKRQIAAGAVGLTLAKIGEAEIMARAGVHDIFLAYEVVGAAKLPRLINLAREIRVRIGVDSVEGAEPLARAAAEAGTTLDVLLEVNTGLERCGVLPGDDLRTLAGRVSRMRGLRIAGIFTYRGYRPDLEAAGREEGEIMVREADHLRQAGVEIEEISVGSTPTGRSAGRVKGVTEIRPGTYVFNDATQIRWGSAAPEDCALTVLTRVISRPSIGVAVLDAGSKALTAERGPFSSRGDSYGALRDYPDCQIDRLWEEHGRVQLTEEARRLRVGDLVHVIPAHVCPTVNLAERLVCTRQGRVVETWSVAARAKVQ, translated from the coding sequence ATGGCGCGGAAACTCGAACCGGAACAGGCGCTGCAGAGGGCCGAGGCGCTGGACGCCTTGGACACCCCGGCACTGATCGTGGACCTCGACCGCTTGGAACGGAACATTTCCCGCTGGGCGGCATTTGCACGGGAGGCTGGGGTCAAGCTCCGTCCCCACGGGAAGACCCACAAGTGCGTGGAGATCGCCAAGCGGCAGATCGCGGCGGGCGCGGTTGGCCTGACCCTCGCCAAGATCGGCGAGGCGGAGATCATGGCACGTGCGGGCGTTCACGACATCTTCCTCGCCTACGAGGTGGTCGGGGCCGCCAAACTCCCTCGCCTCATCAATTTAGCCCGCGAGATCCGGGTGCGGATCGGGGTGGACTCGGTCGAAGGGGCCGAACCGCTGGCGCGGGCGGCGGCCGAGGCCGGGACGACGCTGGACGTCCTCCTCGAGGTGAACACCGGGCTGGAAAGGTGCGGTGTCCTGCCGGGGGACGACCTGCGGACGCTGGCCGGCCGGGTGTCCCGCATGCGCGGGCTCCGCATCGCCGGGATCTTCACCTATCGCGGGTACCGGCCCGATCTCGAGGCGGCCGGTCGTGAGGAGGGCGAGATCATGGTGAGGGAAGCGGACCACCTCCGGCAGGCGGGGGTGGAGATCGAGGAGATCAGCGTCGGCTCAACCCCCACCGGAAGAAGCGCCGGACGGGTGAAGGGGGTCACCGAGATCCGGCCGGGGACCTACGTCTTCAACGATGCGACCCAGATCCGCTGGGGATCCGCCGCGCCCGAGGACTGCGCCCTCACCGTGTTGACCCGGGTGATCAGCCGTCCGTCGATCGGGGTCGCCGTGCTGGATGCGGGGAGCAAGGCCCTCACGGCGGAACGGGGACCCTTCAGCAGCCGCGGCGACAGCTACGGGGCCCTCCGCGACTACCCGGATTGCCAGATCGACCGGCTGTGGGAGGAACACGGCCGAGTCCAACTCACCGAAGAAGCCCGCCGGCTTCGCGTCGGGGACCTCGTCCACGTCATCCCGGCCCACGTCTGCCCCACCGTCAATCTGGCCGAGCGTCTCGTCTGCACGAGGCAGGGTCGGGTCGTAGAGACCTGGTCGGTGGCGGCCCGCGCGAAAGTGCAGTAG
- a CDS encoding SDR family oxidoreductase produces the protein MATHKVAVITGAGRGMGAAAAAELAGRGYRLAVMSPSGAPEVAKAHQALGVAGSVSIPADLDRLVDATLVRYGRIDAVVNSTGHPPRGKLLELSDADWLAGVDLLLLNVVRMARLVTPVFLRQGSGSIVNVSTFSAFEPSLAFPVSSALRAALAGFTKLYADEYASRNIRMNNILPGFVESYPVDADTVRQIPMGRAGKLGEIATTIAFLLSDEAGYITGQNLRVDGGLTRSV, from the coding sequence ATGGCAACGCACAAGGTGGCGGTGATCACCGGTGCCGGCCGGGGGATGGGGGCCGCCGCCGCCGCCGAACTCGCCGGGCGCGGGTATCGGCTGGCCGTCATGTCCCCTTCCGGCGCCCCGGAGGTGGCGAAAGCGCATCAGGCCTTGGGTGTGGCGGGTTCGGTGTCGATCCCCGCGGACCTGGACCGGCTGGTCGACGCCACCTTGGTGCGCTACGGTCGAATCGACGCGGTCGTCAACTCCACCGGCCATCCGCCCCGCGGCAAGCTGCTGGAGCTCTCCGATGCCGATTGGCTCGCCGGGGTGGACCTGCTGCTGCTGAACGTCGTGCGGATGGCGCGCCTCGTCACCCCGGTATTCCTGCGCCAGGGGAGCGGGAGCATCGTCAACGTGTCAACGTTTTCGGCGTTTGAGCCGAGCCTCGCATTTCCGGTGTCCTCCGCGCTGCGGGCCGCGCTGGCCGGATTCACCAAGCTGTACGCGGACGAATACGCGTCCCGCAACATCCGGATGAACAACATCCTGCCGGGGTTCGTCGAAAGCTATCCTGTGGATGCCGACACCGTGCGGCAGATCCCGATGGGCCGCGCCGGGAAGCTGGGGGAAATCGCCACCACCATCGCCTTCTTGTTGTCGGACGAAGCCGGCTACATCACCGGCCAGAACCTCCGGGTCGATGGGGGCCTCACCAGATCGGTGTAA
- a CDS encoding CoA transferase — MAGILDGLSILDLTRNVAGPYCTMILGDLGAEVIKIERPGGGDDTREWRPPAWNGHSTTYLGLNRNKKSVAVNLDDADGTAIVRRLAARADVLVESFRVGSLSKRGLGYEQVSADNPRVIYCSITGFGTRGPHRDRPAYDPIIQAYSGIMSMTGEATGPPVRVGPSVVDMGAGIWGALGILGALYQRQRTGRGSRVDTSLLEVGVAWIGYHLPGYLATGKIPRRMGSRSPMIAPYEAFATQDGFLQLAAPNDQIFARLCRALELTGLEDDQRFRTNAARIANREVLHEALEARLHTNTAARWEEILLAQRIPCSRIRTLDDVAVDPQIEALRLLMPVVHPDIDGLKLIDLPVAIDGERAANCGAPPDLGQHSREVLTGLGYDEGRIDDLRRRGVIG, encoded by the coding sequence GTGGCCGGCATCCTCGACGGGCTCAGCATCCTCGACCTGACCAGGAACGTCGCCGGACCGTACTGCACGATGATCCTCGGCGATCTCGGAGCCGAGGTGATCAAGATCGAACGCCCGGGGGGTGGGGACGATACCCGGGAGTGGCGGCCGCCGGCGTGGAACGGACACAGCACCACCTATCTCGGCCTCAACCGGAACAAAAAGAGCGTCGCCGTGAACCTGGATGATGCGGACGGCACGGCCATCGTCCGCCGCCTGGCCGCGCGGGCCGACGTGCTCGTCGAGAGCTTCAGGGTTGGGAGCCTCTCGAAACGGGGGTTGGGGTACGAGCAGGTCTCGGCCGACAACCCCCGCGTGATCTACTGTTCGATTACCGGTTTCGGCACCCGGGGGCCGCACCGAGACCGACCCGCCTACGACCCCATCATCCAAGCGTACTCCGGCATCATGAGCATGACCGGGGAAGCCACCGGTCCCCCGGTCCGCGTCGGCCCCTCCGTCGTCGACATGGGGGCAGGCATATGGGGGGCGCTCGGGATCCTCGGCGCCCTCTATCAGCGGCAGCGCACCGGGCGCGGAAGCCGGGTGGACACGAGCCTGCTCGAAGTCGGGGTGGCCTGGATCGGATATCATCTGCCGGGGTACCTGGCCACGGGCAAGATCCCCCGCCGGATGGGTTCCCGATCGCCGATGATCGCCCCGTACGAGGCCTTCGCCACACAGGACGGCTTTCTGCAGCTGGCGGCCCCCAACGACCAGATCTTTGCTCGGCTGTGCCGCGCACTCGAGCTGACGGGCCTCGAGGACGATCAACGGTTTCGCACCAACGCGGCGCGCATCGCCAACCGCGAGGTGCTGCACGAGGCTCTGGAAGCCCGCCTGCACACGAACACGGCCGCGCGGTGGGAGGAAATCCTGCTGGCGCAGCGGATCCCGTGCAGCCGGATCAGGACGTTGGATGACGTCGCCGTCGATCCACAGATCGAGGCGCTGCGGCTGCTGATGCCGGTGGTGCATCCCGACATCGACGGCCTGAAGCTCATCGATCTCCCGGTCGCGATTGACGGGGAACGGGCGGCCAATTGCGGCGCCCCGCCCGATCTGGGACAGCACTCTCGTGAGGTCCTCACCGGCCTGGGTTACGATGAAGGTCGAATCGACGATCTGCGGCGCAGAGGCGTGATCGGGTGA
- a CDS encoding MaoC family dehydratase: MPDRSMREGRYYEDFHVGDVYEHPYGRTITDADNIWFTHLTLNTNRVHFDYAYAAQTEFGKPLVNSTFTLALVTGMSVIDISENAFANLGWDRVRLPHPVFVGDTLYAESEVLEKRESQSRPNVGIVRFRTRGYTQDGTVVIEYERTVMAYKRGTSPLRSRPHPNAAG, encoded by the coding sequence ATGCCCGATCGGTCGATGCGCGAGGGGCGGTACTACGAGGACTTCCACGTCGGCGACGTCTACGAGCACCCCTACGGACGGACGATCACCGACGCCGACAACATCTGGTTCACCCACCTCACGCTCAACACCAACCGCGTGCATTTCGACTACGCCTACGCCGCGCAGACCGAGTTCGGCAAACCCCTGGTGAACAGCACGTTCACCCTGGCGTTGGTGACCGGCATGTCGGTCATCGACATCAGCGAGAACGCCTTCGCCAATTTGGGTTGGGATCGCGTTCGGCTCCCCCACCCGGTCTTCGTGGGGGACACGCTCTACGCGGAGAGCGAAGTCTTAGAGAAGCGCGAATCCCAGTCCCGCCCCAACGTGGGGATCGTCCGGTTTCGGACACGCGGGTACACACAGGATGGGACGGTGGTGATCGAATACGAGCGGACGGTGATGGCATACAAGCGCGGCACCTCTCCCCTCCGCAGCCGGCCGCACCCCAACGCCGCGGGGTAG
- a CDS encoding acyl-CoA dehydrogenase family protein, whose translation MDFDLTEEQKLIRQAIGDLCQRFPDGYWRELDRTAGYPDAFVQALVQGGWLAALIPEEYGGTGLGMLEASLILEEINHSGGNAAACHAQMYIMGTLLRHGDGEQKRRWLPKIASGELRLQAFGVTEPGAGSETTRTQTTAVRRGDRYVVNGQKVFISRAQQSDLMLLLARTTPYDELKDKTRGLSVFLVDLREAVGRGTIQIKPIRTMMNHHSTELFISDLEVPAANLIGEEGMGFRYIIDGWNAERILIAAESIGDGRWFIERASKYARERVVFGRPIGANQGVQFPLALAHAHLEAANLVRFQAAWLFERGAPCGPQANMAKLLAADAAWEAANACLDAHGGYGFAADYDVERKFRETRLYTIAPVSNNLVLAYLAQHVLGLPRSY comes from the coding sequence ATGGATTTCGACCTGACCGAAGAACAGAAGTTGATCCGTCAGGCGATCGGCGATCTCTGCCAGCGGTTCCCCGACGGCTACTGGCGCGAGCTGGACCGCACGGCGGGGTATCCGGACGCGTTTGTGCAGGCGCTGGTGCAGGGAGGCTGGTTGGCAGCGCTCATCCCCGAGGAGTATGGCGGAACCGGCCTGGGGATGCTGGAAGCTTCGCTGATCCTCGAGGAGATCAACCACTCCGGCGGCAACGCCGCGGCGTGCCATGCACAGATGTACATCATGGGGACGCTGCTCCGGCACGGGGACGGCGAACAGAAACGCCGCTGGCTGCCCAAGATCGCCTCCGGGGAGCTCCGGCTCCAGGCGTTCGGCGTGACCGAGCCGGGGGCCGGCTCCGAGACCACGCGGACCCAAACCACCGCCGTACGGCGGGGCGACCGGTACGTGGTGAACGGGCAGAAGGTCTTCATCTCGCGGGCACAGCAGTCGGATCTTATGCTGTTGCTGGCCCGCACGACCCCGTACGACGAGCTCAAGGACAAAACCAGGGGATTGTCCGTCTTTCTGGTGGACCTCCGCGAGGCGGTGGGAAGGGGGACGATCCAGATCAAACCAATCCGGACGATGATGAACCATCACTCCACCGAGCTGTTCATCAGCGACCTAGAGGTCCCCGCTGCCAACCTGATCGGCGAGGAGGGGATGGGATTTCGCTACATCATCGACGGGTGGAACGCGGAACGCATCCTGATCGCCGCAGAATCCATCGGCGACGGGCGGTGGTTTATCGAGCGGGCGAGCAAGTACGCGCGCGAGCGAGTCGTCTTCGGACGGCCGATCGGCGCCAACCAGGGCGTCCAGTTCCCTCTGGCCCTGGCCCACGCGCACCTGGAGGCCGCTAACCTGGTACGGTTCCAGGCGGCGTGGCTGTTCGAACGCGGCGCGCCGTGCGGCCCGCAGGCCAACATGGCCAAGCTGCTCGCCGCGGACGCCGCTTGGGAGGCGGCCAACGCCTGCCTGGATGCCCACGGCGGGTACGGCTTTGCCGCCGACTACGACGTGGAGCGGAAGTTCCGGGAAACCAGGCTGTACACGATCGCGCCGGTGAGCAACAATTTGGTGCTCGCCTATCTGGCGCAGCACGTGCTGGGCCTGCCGCGTTCCTACTGA